The Thermodesulfobacteriota bacterium genome includes a region encoding these proteins:
- the thiE gene encoding thiamine phosphate synthase has protein sequence MGYGVGSEKIRGLYAIIDTYFVGPGDIERVAGEIIEGGARLVQLRAKGGGTASGEFLKMAKTLREITAARGATFIVNDRVDVALMSGADGVHLGDEDLPVAEARKILGKEKIIGFSTHTVEEAVEAATLDVDYISFGPIFPTATKPDAREVVGIDMLKEVRGKIKLPVTAIGGITEETLPEVISAGADAVAIISGILEIPSSKDIRAKVAVLVS, from the coding sequence ATGGGATATGGGGTTGGAAGCGAAAAGATACGAGGGCTCTACGCCATAATAGATACCTACTTTGTCGGGCCGGGTGATATCGAAAGGGTCGCGGGAGAGATAATCGAGGGCGGGGCGAGGCTCGTTCAGCTGCGGGCCAAGGGGGGGGGGACGGCGTCGGGCGAATTTTTAAAGATGGCAAAGACCCTGAGAGAGATAACCGCGGCCAGAGGCGCGACCTTCATCGTTAACGACCGGGTGGACGTGGCGCTCATGAGCGGCGCGGACGGCGTACACCTTGGAGACGAAGACCTGCCCGTGGCCGAAGCGAGGAAGATACTCGGAAAGGAAAAAATTATCGGTTTTTCGACGCATACCGTGGAGGAAGCCGTAGAAGCCGCGACACTCGACGTGGACTATATTTCCTTCGGTCCCATATTCCCCACCGCCACGAAACCAGACGCCCGGGAGGTCGTCGGCATCGATATGCTTAAAGAGGTAAGAGGGAAGATAAAACTCCCCGTAACCGCCATCGGCGGCATAACCGAGGAGACGCTCCCGGAGGTCATAAGTGCCGGGGCCGACGCCGTCGCAATCATATCAGGGATACTGGAAATACCAAGCTCAAAAGACATCCGCGCAAAGGTCGCAGTACTCGTATCC
- a CDS encoding cation:proton antiporter, whose amino-acid sequence MTEHLLIGIASIVVLGVGAQWLAWRMGLPAILLLLIIGFVAGPVTGFLDPDEIFGDLLLPIVSISVALILFEGGLTLRVSELKGFGGVVRNLVTIGVVVTWLIGSLAAGYLLGLDLALSVLVGAVLVVTGPTVIVPLLRHVRPVGHLGSILKWEGIVIDPIGAMLAVRVFEGIVAGGGGGGLREAGSHALMGIVKTILAGGLTGAAGAALMVFFLRRYWIPDFLQNPVTVMVVVGAFAASNYLQAESGLLAVTVMGIALANQKAVTVKHIVEFKENLRVLLISSLFILLAARLDFSDFSGVGVGGVLFLLVLIVAARPLSVFFSTLGSGLSGKEKIFLGCMAPRGIVAAAIASVFSMRLVEAGHAGAEMLVPITFMVIIGTVAVYGLGALPVARSLGLSSPNPQGVLFAGAHPWAREIAAALSKEGFEVMLVDNNWTNVSKARLAGLPAHYGSILAESLPAELELGGIGRLLALTHNDNVNSLAALHFTDAFGRKYVYQLPPEDEGRVSQTLRGRLLFGSERTYSYLARRFASGAVVKTTKLTGEFGFEAFRKKYAGAVPLFLITEKREVVTFATDNQAEPKPGQTLISVVDEEEG is encoded by the coding sequence TTGACAGAGCATCTTCTTATAGGTATAGCGAGTATCGTGGTCCTCGGCGTGGGAGCGCAGTGGCTCGCCTGGCGTATGGGGCTGCCCGCCATACTCCTCCTCCTTATTATCGGCTTCGTCGCCGGGCCGGTGACGGGGTTTCTCGACCCGGACGAGATCTTCGGCGACCTCCTCCTTCCGATAGTAAGCATCTCCGTCGCGCTCATCCTCTTCGAGGGGGGCCTTACGCTCCGGGTCTCCGAGCTTAAGGGTTTCGGCGGGGTGGTGAGGAACCTCGTTACAATCGGGGTCGTCGTCACCTGGCTTATAGGCTCTCTCGCCGCCGGTTACCTGCTCGGGCTCGACCTGGCGCTCTCGGTACTGGTGGGTGCGGTGCTCGTCGTAACCGGTCCGACGGTGATCGTGCCGCTCCTCCGGCACGTAAGGCCGGTTGGCCATCTGGGGTCGATACTCAAGTGGGAGGGGATCGTCATAGACCCGATAGGCGCGATGCTGGCGGTGCGGGTCTTCGAGGGGATAGTGGCCGGAGGGGGTGGGGGGGGCCTGCGCGAGGCCGGTTCTCACGCCCTTATGGGGATCGTCAAGACCATCCTCGCGGGCGGCTTAACCGGTGCGGCGGGGGCGGCTTTGATGGTCTTCTTCCTCCGGCGCTACTGGATACCCGACTTCCTGCAGAACCCGGTGACCGTCATGGTCGTTGTGGGCGCGTTCGCGGCGTCCAACTACTTGCAGGCCGAGTCCGGCCTGCTTGCCGTTACGGTCATGGGTATCGCGCTCGCCAACCAGAAGGCCGTTACGGTAAAGCATATAGTCGAGTTCAAGGAGAATCTGAGGGTGCTCCTGATATCGAGCCTCTTTATCCTGCTTGCCGCGAGGCTCGACTTCAGCGATTTTTCCGGGGTGGGCGTGGGGGGCGTTCTCTTCCTGCTGGTCCTTATAGTGGCGGCCAGGCCGCTCTCGGTATTCTTCTCCACTCTCGGCTCCGGGCTTTCGGGTAAGGAGAAGATATTCCTGGGATGCATGGCCCCGCGAGGCATAGTGGCCGCGGCCATAGCGTCGGTCTTTTCGATGCGGCTCGTCGAGGCAGGGCATGCCGGGGCCGAGATGCTCGTGCCGATAACCTTCATGGTCATAATAGGCACGGTTGCGGTCTACGGCCTGGGGGCCCTGCCCGTCGCGCGCTCTCTCGGGCTTTCGAGCCCCAACCCCCAGGGCGTGCTCTTCGCCGGGGCCCACCCCTGGGCGCGGGAGATAGCCGCGGCCCTCTCGAAGGAGGGTTTTGAGGTAATGCTCGTGGACAACAACTGGACGAATGTATCGAAGGCACGACTCGCGGGTCTTCCGGCGCACTACGGGAGCATACTGGCCGAGAGCCTCCCGGCGGAGCTGGAGCTCGGCGGCATAGGCAGGCTGCTGGCGCTAACCCATAACGATAACGTCAACTCGCTCGCCGCACTTCACTTCACCGACGCCTTCGGCCGTAAGTACGTCTACCAGCTCCCGCCCGAGGACGAGGGGCGTGTCTCGCAGACCTTACGGGGCAGGCTGCTGTTCGGGAGCGAGAGGACCTACTCCTACCTGGCCCGCAGGTTCGCAAGCGGTGCCGTGGTAAAGACGACGAAGCTCACCGGAGAGTTCGGCTTCGAGGCGTTCAGGAAGAAGTACGCCGGCGCGGTCCCGCTGTTCCTTATAACCGAAAAGAGGGAGGTCGTCACCTTCGCCACCGACAACCAGGCCGAGCCCAAACCCGGGCAGACGCTTATAAGCGTGGTGGACGAGGAGGAGGGGTAG
- a CDS encoding GIY-YIG nuclease family protein, translating to MPVSELRLIKRCAEFLPRGSINEIPKGTRGIYALLRYRPQSKNYDVVYIGMSGSDYGRIRRRLKSHSKSKHKKEHWTHFSVFEVWDNIREEEIRELEGILRHIYKKDTRANKLNKQQSFKKLRKVKQNDMSEWS from the coding sequence ATGCCAGTAAGCGAACTAAGATTAATAAAAAGGTGTGCCGAATTTCTCCCTCGCGGATCAATTAACGAAATCCCAAAAGGAACTCGTGGAATTTATGCGCTTTTGCGATATAGACCACAATCAAAAAACTATGATGTGGTTTACATTGGAATGTCGGGTTCAGATTATGGAAGAATCCGTAGAAGGTTAAAGTCGCACTCCAAATCAAAACACAAGAAAGAGCACTGGACACATTTTTCGGTTTTTGAAGTTTGGGACAATATTAGAGAGGAAGAGATTAGGGAACTCGAAGGAATATTGAGGCATATATACAAGAAGGACACTCGTGCGAACAAGCTTAATAAACAGCAGTCCTTTAAGAAGCTCCGAAAGGTAAAGCAAAACGATATGAGTGAATGGTCGTGA
- a CDS encoding type II toxin-antitoxin system HicB family antitoxin — MKQYKIIVEKHPDGYVAYPLGLKGVVVGEGDTYDEALSDVKSAIGFHIESFGKEPLGILSLT, encoded by the coding sequence ATGAAGCAATACAAGATAATCGTGGAAAAACACCCGGATGGGTACGTGGCCTACCCTCTGGGCCTGAAGGGGGTCGTTGTCGGGGAGGGCGACACCTATGATGAGGCCCTCTCGGACGTGAAGTCCGCGATAGGTTTCCATATCGAGTCGTTCGGAAAAGAACCCCTCGGTATATTATCTTTGACTTAA
- a CDS encoding type II toxin-antitoxin system RelE/ParE family toxin, with amino-acid sequence MKYRVVVEKRVGKEALKIPSRHRASIDKAVLSLASDPRPRNCKKLTDREGYRVRVGDYRILYVVDDEARTVVIYRIKRRGERTYK; translated from the coding sequence TTGAAGTACAGGGTCGTCGTAGAGAAGAGGGTCGGGAAAGAGGCCCTTAAGATTCCGTCCCGCCACAGAGCAAGCATCGACAAGGCCGTCCTTTCCCTCGCATCCGACCCCAGACCCCGCAACTGCAAAAAATTAACCGACAGAGAAGGCTACCGCGTCCGCGTGGGCGACTACCGTATACTTTACGTGGTGGACGACGAGGCGCGGACGGTGGTCATATACCGTATTAAGCGCAGAGGGGAGAGGACGTACAAGTAG
- a CDS encoding cation diffusion facilitator family transporter: MSGHSSKKVVIAALAGNGAIAVMKFVAAFVSGSAAMLAEAFHSTADSMNQVMLLVGMKRSKRPPDEDHPFGYGKELYFWAFVVAVSIFVVGAALSIYGGVDKMLHPHPIESIWLPLAVLGASIAFETYSFSVAFSEAKKLGGGTRPTDFIRMAVTTKDPTIMIVLFEDTAAMAGLIVAAVGISASYWLDMPFIDGLTSVLIGLILLYVAFFLARETKKLLIGESATKEDREAIRRAVVNVDGVERCGQPMTMHLGPEDILVNLEVEFRDGLSTDEVEAAIDRIESRIKSAVPAVKKIFIEAESISKRTVGRGS, from the coding sequence ATGAGCGGACACTCGAGTAAAAAAGTAGTGATCGCCGCGCTTGCGGGCAACGGCGCCATAGCCGTTATGAAGTTCGTCGCGGCGTTCGTCTCCGGGAGCGCGGCGATGCTGGCCGAGGCCTTCCACTCGACGGCCGACAGCATGAACCAGGTGATGCTGCTCGTGGGCATGAAGCGCTCCAAAAGACCCCCGGACGAGGACCACCCTTTCGGCTACGGCAAGGAGCTGTACTTCTGGGCCTTTGTCGTGGCGGTCTCGATATTCGTCGTGGGCGCGGCGCTGTCTATATATGGAGGAGTGGACAAGATGCTCCACCCGCACCCTATCGAGTCGATCTGGCTGCCTCTCGCCGTCCTCGGGGCCTCGATAGCGTTCGAGACATACTCCTTCAGCGTGGCCTTCTCCGAGGCGAAGAAACTCGGCGGGGGCACGCGCCCCACCGACTTCATACGCATGGCCGTCACCACGAAGGACCCGACCATAATGATAGTGCTCTTCGAGGACACCGCCGCCATGGCGGGGCTCATAGTGGCGGCCGTCGGGATAAGCGCGTCCTACTGGCTCGACATGCCCTTTATAGACGGCCTTACGAGCGTGCTTATCGGGCTCATCCTCCTCTACGTCGCGTTCTTCCTCGCGCGCGAGACAAAGAAACTCCTTATCGGCGAGAGCGCCACAAAGGAAGACCGGGAGGCCATAAGGCGGGCCGTGGTGAACGTGGACGGGGTGGAGCGGTGCGGACAGCCGATGACCATGCACCTCGGGCCCGAGGACATACTGGTCAATCTGGAGGTCGAGTTCCGGGACGGGCTATCCACCGACGAGGTCGAGGCGGCGATAGACCGTATCGAGAGCCGCATAAAGAGCGCGGTTCCGGCGGTGAAGAAGATATTCATCGAGGCGGAGAGTATAAGTAAGAGGACCGTTGGCCGTGGCTCGTAG
- a CDS encoding sulfotransferase, whose translation MRVVALLAIRNEELYIERCLQHLRSQGIETCVIDNGSTDRSVEIARGFEGRGVMRIEHLPFKGYSDWTEILRSKERLAGEIDADWFIHHDADEIREAPRPYKTLVEGIEDADRQGYNAINFKEFVFLPTGDEESYEGTDYVREMRHYYFFEPKPLRRINAWKNTGVPVGISSSGGHKAIFEGRKVSPVQFILRHYIVLSRTHAIAKYAGRVYSAEDLARGANGSRAMFKADKLNFPSVKRLKELSLDGSWDSSDPWRRHTFLKGAPGTGKYARGKRLLKRFLPRRVKDELRRGRLPSLPAAIPADDANRPPAPFIVGAPRSGTTLLRLMLDAHPELAIPPETYFIPRMLELGTVPLLLRTRFYRKLLDDIRWKDFHLDPERLRGALKEIEPFTLPEGLRCFYRLYAERFGKPRWGDKTPRYSLHLNTIQSALPEARFIHIIRDGRDVALSSKSLQISPGDDAVMQAAFWLRYLREARQQAGFCRHYMEVRYEELLTDTTAVLKRVCDFIELPYSPEMEDYHASAGERLDELADRYTAEGKFFPKEEQLKIFSLTSSPPDPSRIGVWKKEMSEEDRQRFEAVAGGMLRDLGYET comes from the coding sequence ATGCGTGTCGTAGCTTTGCTTGCCATAAGGAACGAGGAGCTATACATCGAGCGCTGCCTCCAGCACCTCCGCTCCCAGGGTATCGAGACCTGCGTCATAGACAACGGCTCCACGGACCGTAGCGTAGAGATAGCCCGCGGCTTCGAAGGCAGGGGCGTCATGAGGATAGAGCACCTCCCTTTCAAAGGATACAGCGACTGGACGGAAATACTCCGCTCGAAAGAAAGGCTCGCCGGGGAGATAGACGCCGACTGGTTCATACACCACGACGCCGACGAGATACGGGAGGCGCCCCGGCCATACAAGACCCTTGTCGAAGGCATCGAAGATGCCGACCGGCAGGGCTATAACGCCATAAACTTCAAGGAGTTCGTATTCCTGCCCACCGGAGACGAGGAGTCCTACGAGGGCACGGACTACGTCCGGGAGATGCGCCACTACTACTTCTTCGAGCCGAAGCCCCTGCGCAGGATAAACGCCTGGAAGAATACCGGGGTCCCGGTGGGCATCAGCAGCTCCGGAGGGCACAAGGCCATATTCGAAGGCCGGAAGGTCTCCCCCGTCCAGTTCATACTGCGGCACTATATAGTCCTCAGCAGGACGCACGCTATAGCGAAGTACGCGGGACGCGTGTATTCGGCCGAGGATCTGGCCAGGGGCGCGAACGGATCTCGCGCGATGTTCAAGGCCGACAAACTGAACTTCCCGAGCGTAAAACGACTGAAAGAACTGTCCCTCGACGGCTCGTGGGACAGCTCCGACCCCTGGAGACGGCATACATTCCTGAAAGGCGCTCCCGGGACGGGGAAATACGCCAGAGGGAAACGACTGCTGAAACGTTTCTTGCCCCGGAGAGTAAAAGATGAACTCCGTAGAGGAAGACTGCCCTCCCTGCCGGCCGCCATCCCTGCCGACGATGCGAACCGGCCCCCGGCCCCCTTTATCGTCGGCGCGCCGCGCTCCGGCACCACACTCTTACGGCTCATGCTCGACGCCCACCCCGAGCTCGCGATCCCTCCCGAGACCTACTTCATACCGAGGATGCTGGAACTCGGGACCGTCCCGCTGCTTCTCCGTACGAGATTTTATAGAAAACTGCTTGACGATATAAGGTGGAAGGACTTTCACCTCGACCCGGAAAGGTTACGCGGGGCCCTTAAAGAGATCGAGCCCTTTACCTTACCGGAAGGGCTCAGGTGTTTCTACCGCCTCTATGCCGAACGCTTTGGCAAACCACGGTGGGGTGATAAGACGCCCAGATACAGCCTGCACCTTAACACCATCCAGAGCGCCCTGCCCGAGGCGCGCTTCATCCACATCATAAGGGACGGCCGCGACGTGGCGCTATCGTCAAAGAGCCTCCAGATATCTCCGGGTGACGACGCAGTCATGCAGGCGGCATTCTGGTTGAGGTACCTCCGGGAGGCGCGCCAGCAGGCGGGCTTCTGCCGCCACTATATGGAGGTGCGCTACGAGGAGCTCTTAACGGATACAACGGCCGTCCTGAAAAGAGTATGCGACTTCATCGAGCTCCCCTATTCGCCGGAGATGGAGGACTATCACGCCTCGGCCGGGGAGAGGCTCGACGAGCTTGCGGACAGGTATACCGCAGAGGGAAAGTTCTTTCCTAAAGAGGAGCAGCTGAAGATCTTCTCCCTTACCTCCTCCCCGCCCGACCCCTCACGCATAGGGGTGTGGAAGAAGGAGATGAGCGAGGAGGACCGGCAACGCTTCGAGGCGGTCGCGGGCGGGATGCTCCGGGACCTGGGGTACGAGACATGA
- a CDS encoding sulfotransferase: MVESSDTRKDGLPPAPFIVGAPRSGTTLLRLMLDAHPEISIPPETHFIPDLLPLERGRKFFIRNRFYKTVVGSRRWKDFHIDPKEFRKALKAIRPFNLPDGLRCFYEIYISRFDKPRWGDKTPAYISYMTDIQEVVPEARFIHIIRDGRDVALSLEGFRWGTTRGVSVRANQWLRNVGEGRRQAGSCRHYMEVRYEELVTDTTAVLEKICEFIELPYSPEMENYHASAEKRLDEFGDIHRSSGRVTAKKEDRLAIHRLTSSPPDPSRIGAWKKEMSEEDRRSFEAVAGEMLRDLGYET, translated from the coding sequence GTGGTGGAGAGTTCAGATACGAGGAAAGACGGCCTTCCCCCGGCCCCGTTTATCGTCGGTGCGCCGCGCTCGGGCACGACACTCTTGAGGCTCATGCTCGACGCCCACCCGGAGATCTCCATCCCCCCGGAGACCCACTTCATTCCGGACCTTCTGCCCCTTGAGAGAGGCAGGAAGTTTTTTATCCGCAACCGCTTCTACAAGACCGTGGTGGGGTCGAGAAGGTGGAAGGACTTCCACATCGACCCGAAAGAATTCCGTAAGGCACTTAAGGCCATAAGACCCTTCAACCTACCCGACGGCTTGAGGTGTTTCTACGAGATATATATCTCGCGCTTCGACAAGCCCCGCTGGGGCGACAAGACGCCGGCATACATATCATATATGACCGATATACAGGAGGTCGTGCCCGAAGCGCGCTTCATCCATATCATAAGGGACGGCCGCGACGTGGCGCTTTCGCTGGAAGGGTTCCGTTGGGGGACCACCAGGGGTGTCAGCGTACGGGCTAATCAGTGGTTACGTAATGTCGGCGAGGGGCGGCGGCAGGCGGGCTCCTGCCGCCACTATATGGAGGTACGCTACGAGGAGCTCGTAACGGACACAACGGCCGTCCTGGAGAAAATATGCGAATTCATCGAGCTCCCCTACTCGCCCGAGATGGAGAACTATCACGCCTCGGCCGAGAAGCGGCTCGACGAGTTCGGGGACATACACCGCAGTAGCGGAAGGGTCACGGCAAAAAAGGAAGACCGTCTGGCGATTCACCGCCTTACCTCCTCCCCGCCAGACCCCTCACGCATAGGGGCATGGAAGAAGGAAATGAGCGAGGAAGACAGGCGGAGCTTCGAGGCGGTCGCGGGCGAGATGCTCCGGGACCTCGGATACGAGACATGA
- a CDS encoding site-specific DNA-methyltransferase yields MAGRKRKDSAKLIWSSKGKAETPPKGRTLDAVEEVFPGGGPSPPLAPLPPFPVGRAASNRLVHGDNLHVMEALIKEGLKGKVKLIYIDPPFASEADYKLKVRLSNDAGTMKRTAYSDRWSGGVDSYLDMLHPRLILMRELLSDDGTIFLHCDWRANSYIKVLMDEIFGREKFLNEIVWSYGGRGAKAVSGQFPRNHDTILVYGRGPGAGLRKVYGERSVPSNEAGRYGFRLDKDGRFFKTAPRGDYTDESIKRLEKEGRVYRTNSGNIRIKYFLEKRGSRIIEKKLIGDVWDDIPDAMHSPVAERTGFTTQKPEALLRRIIESATASGDLVCDFFSGAGTTGSVAEKLGRRWIMCESGRTGVQVARRRLIENNAAPFLIEGVRDPRVGDPGVGAAKAGTRKKKEAACLSVKKPVIKKLKNGKVELSLELKGYSLNGPPPSPAEGAPEEKFPAVIDSWSVDWDFKGRAFGGALGKAFRGTWHSLRQNGKELKAVEKKARAVLEKRPKRIAVRAVDVFGNETEEVVDI; encoded by the coding sequence ATGGCCGGACGGAAGAGAAAGGACAGCGCAAAACTCATCTGGAGCTCGAAGGGTAAGGCGGAAACCCCGCCCAAGGGCCGGACCCTCGACGCGGTGGAGGAGGTCTTCCCCGGTGGCGGCCCCTCCCCTCCCCTCGCCCCCCTCCCCCCCTTCCCGGTTGGCCGGGCCGCTTCGAACCGTCTCGTCCACGGCGACAACCTACACGTGATGGAGGCCCTTATAAAAGAAGGGCTCAAGGGGAAGGTAAAACTTATCTACATAGACCCGCCCTTCGCCTCGGAGGCCGACTACAAGCTCAAGGTAAGACTGAGTAACGACGCCGGGACCATGAAGCGCACCGCTTACAGCGACAGGTGGAGCGGGGGCGTGGACTCATACCTCGACATGCTCCACCCGAGGCTCATCCTGATGAGGGAGCTCCTTTCCGACGACGGGACCATATTCCTCCACTGCGACTGGCGGGCGAACTCGTATATAAAGGTCCTCATGGACGAGATCTTCGGCCGGGAAAAGTTCCTTAACGAGATCGTATGGAGCTACGGAGGCAGGGGGGCCAAAGCGGTCTCCGGCCAGTTCCCCAGAAACCACGACACCATCCTGGTCTACGGCCGGGGACCGGGGGCGGGGCTCAGGAAGGTCTACGGCGAAAGGAGCGTACCCTCGAACGAGGCCGGGCGTTACGGCTTCAGGCTCGACAAGGACGGGCGTTTCTTCAAGACCGCGCCCAGGGGCGACTACACCGACGAGAGCATAAAAAGGCTCGAGAAAGAGGGACGGGTCTACAGGACAAATAGCGGCAACATAAGGATAAAATATTTTCTCGAAAAAAGGGGCTCAAGGATAATCGAAAAAAAACTCATCGGCGACGTCTGGGACGACATACCGGACGCCATGCACAGCCCCGTTGCTGAGAGGACCGGCTTTACCACCCAGAAGCCCGAAGCGCTTTTAAGGCGTATTATCGAGTCGGCCACGGCCAGCGGCGACCTTGTCTGCGACTTCTTCTCCGGGGCGGGCACCACGGGCTCGGTCGCCGAAAAGCTCGGCAGGAGGTGGATCATGTGCGAGAGCGGCCGGACCGGGGTCCAGGTAGCGCGCCGCCGCCTTATCGAAAACAACGCCGCCCCGTTCCTTATAGAAGGGGTCAGGGACCCCCGGGTCGGGGACCCGGGGGTCGGGGCCGCCAAGGCAGGGACGCGGAAGAAAAAGGAAGCGGCGTGCCTTAGCGTCAAGAAGCCCGTAATAAAGAAACTCAAGAACGGCAAGGTCGAGCTCTCGCTCGAACTCAAGGGTTACAGCCTTAACGGCCCGCCGCCCAGTCCGGCCGAGGGCGCTCCGGAGGAAAAGTTCCCCGCGGTTATCGACTCGTGGTCCGTGGACTGGGACTTTAAAGGCAGGGCCTTCGGCGGGGCCTTAGGCAAGGCCTTCAGGGGCACATGGCACTCGCTCCGGCAAAACGGGAAGGAGCTAAAGGCCGTCGAGAAAAAGGCACGGGCCGTGCTCGAAAAAAGACCGAAGAGGATAGCGGTCCGTGCCGTGGACGTATTCGGGAACGAGACCGAAGAAGTGGTCGACATATAA